A single Providencia manganoxydans DNA region contains:
- the gmhB gene encoding D-glycero-beta-D-manno-heptose 1,7-bisphosphate 7-phosphatase, protein MSKGIPAIFLDRDGTINIDHGYVHKIDDFQFIDGAIEAMAELKNMGYALVVVTNQSGIGRGIYSEDSFMQLTEWMDWSLADRGVDLDGIYFCPHHPDAKEEEYRQDCNCRKPKPGMLLDAQAFLNIDMASSIMVGDKLADMQAGKAANVGTTILVKSGETVTDEAIAAADLVIESIAELPKAVKNIKK, encoded by the coding sequence GTGAGCAAAGGTATACCTGCGATCTTTTTAGATAGAGATGGCACAATCAATATTGACCATGGCTATGTACATAAAATAGATGACTTTCAATTTATTGATGGTGCAATTGAAGCGATGGCTGAATTAAAAAACATGGGTTATGCATTAGTTGTTGTCACTAACCAGTCAGGTATCGGTAGAGGCATTTATTCTGAAGATAGCTTTATGCAGCTAACCGAGTGGATGGATTGGTCTCTGGCAGACCGTGGTGTTGATCTTGATGGTATCTATTTCTGCCCGCATCACCCAGATGCGAAAGAAGAGGAATATCGACAAGACTGTAATTGCCGTAAACCAAAACCAGGAATGTTATTAGACGCGCAAGCATTTCTGAATATTGATATGGCATCTTCTATTATGGTTGGCGATAAGCTCGCAGACATGCAAGCGGGTAAAGCGGCAAATGTTGGTACAACTATTCTCGTTAAAAGTGGTGAAACAGTAACTGATGAAGCTATCGCAGCTGCTGATTTAGTCATAGAAAGCATCGCAGAACTGCCTAAAGCGGTTAAAAATATCAAAAAATAG
- the metN gene encoding methionine ABC transporter ATP-binding protein MetN, whose translation MIKLSNINKVFQQGSRNIQALTNISLHVPAGQIYGVIGASGAGKSTLIRCVNMLERPTSGQVIVDGQDLSALPEKALTKARRGIGMIFQHFNLLSSRNVFDNVALPLELDNTPKEKIKTRVDELLELVGLTDKKDAYPANLSGGQKQRVAIARALANSPKVLLCDEATSALDPATTRSILELLKDINRRLGLTILLITHEMDVVKRICDQVAVISGGQLIEQDKVSEVFSHPKTPVAQEFIKSTLVIDIPDDYKAQLKSEPSADLSPLLKLEFTGQSVDAPLISMAVRKFDIDINILSSQIDYAGGVKFGVMLAELHGVNGGVEATIEFLKEHHVKVEVLGYV comes from the coding sequence ATGATAAAGCTCTCAAATATTAATAAAGTTTTCCAACAAGGAAGCCGTAACATTCAGGCACTCACTAATATTAGCCTGCACGTTCCTGCTGGGCAAATTTATGGCGTGATTGGCGCATCAGGTGCAGGCAAAAGTACACTGATTCGTTGTGTAAACATGCTTGAGCGCCCAACATCAGGCCAAGTCATTGTTGATGGGCAAGACTTAAGTGCCTTACCTGAAAAAGCGTTGACGAAAGCTCGCCGTGGTATTGGCATGATTTTCCAGCACTTTAACTTATTATCATCACGAAATGTATTTGACAACGTGGCTCTTCCACTTGAATTAGATAATACACCTAAAGAAAAAATTAAAACTCGCGTCGATGAATTACTTGAGCTTGTTGGCTTAACCGATAAAAAGGATGCTTATCCTGCTAATTTATCCGGCGGTCAAAAACAACGTGTCGCTATTGCACGCGCTTTAGCAAACTCACCAAAAGTTTTATTGTGTGATGAAGCAACTAGTGCACTTGATCCAGCAACAACACGTTCTATTCTTGAATTATTGAAAGATATTAACCGTCGTTTAGGATTAACAATCTTATTGATCACCCATGAAATGGATGTAGTGAAACGTATTTGTGATCAGGTCGCCGTGATTAGCGGTGGTCAATTAATAGAACAAGATAAAGTGAGTGAAGTATTCTCTCACCCTAAAACACCAGTTGCTCAAGAATTTATCAAATCTACGTTGGTTATTGATATTCCTGACGACTATAAAGCGCAATTAAAAAGCGAACCTAGTGCAGATTTATCGCCATTATTAAAATTAGAATTTACAGGTCAATCTGTTGATGCCCCGTTAATTTCTATGGCGGTTCGTAAATTTGACATTGATATCAACATATTGAGCTCTCAAATTGACTATGCAGGCGGCGTGAAATTTGGTGTTATGTTAGCTGAATTGCATGGTGTTAATGGTGGAGTTGAAGCAACAATTGAATTTTTGAAAGAGCATCATGTCAAAGTAGAGGTTTTAGGTTATGTCTGA